The following are encoded in a window of Emcibacter sp. SYSU 3D8 genomic DNA:
- a CDS encoding SDR family oxidoreductase produces the protein FFKHVLSTIAMGRYGKPEEVANVIVFLLSSAASWVTGVNVTVDGGQNKRVKF, from the coding sequence CTTCTTCAAGCATGTCCTCTCGACCATCGCCATGGGCCGCTACGGCAAGCCCGAGGAAGTCGCCAACGTCATCGTCTTCCTGCTCTCCTCGGCGGCCAGCTGGGTCACCGGCGTCAACGTCACCGTCGACGGCGGCCAGAACAAACGCGTCAAGTTCTAG